From a region of the Triticum aestivum cultivar Chinese Spring chromosome 7D, IWGSC CS RefSeq v2.1, whole genome shotgun sequence genome:
- the LOC123169828 gene encoding uncharacterized protein: protein MDAVESSSPYSPPELRHKLRTTVCGCFGSPSSPVTGAGRPHTGGGRARRRRCVAAMGEFRYDPLSYALNFDEGGSDDDAFRYRNFNSRLPPLPTPAARRLTTVAIA from the coding sequence ATGGACGCGGTGGAGTCCTCGTCGCCCTACTCGCCTCCCGAGCTGCGCCACAAGCTGCGGACCACCGTATGCGGCTGCTTCGGCTCGCCTTCTTCACCGGTCACCGGCGCGGGGAGGCCGCACACCGGTGGCGGCAGGGCCAGGAGGAGGCGATGCGTGGCAGCCATGGGGGAGTTCAGGTACGACCCGCTCAGCTATGCGCTCAACTTCGACGAGGGCGGCAGCGACGACGACGCCTTCCGGTACAGGAACTTCAACTCGCGACTTCCGCCCTTGCCGACACCGGCTGCCCGGCGTCTCACCACGGTCGCCATCGCCTGA
- the LOC123169825 gene encoding ribonuclease 3-like protein 2 isoform X2, which produces MMKPGSRKRRASPPAPSAPVTLPPPGFVADREEAAARVERLLQYQFNKRSLLEEALTHQSFAAASYQRLEFVGDAALGLAFSNFLYLTNPTVGPGVLSTLRAANISTEKLARVAVRHDLYPLLRRNCPRLDLLVGQFIQSVKQELEDDLGTTPYGGTVFKAPKVLADIVEAIAAAVYVDCNFNLEKLWKVTRFLFEPIVTAETIDEQPVSTLHELCQKHGKDVKFKTWQKGGTVVVNVFVGGALVGMGSSEQMVIAKLNATRDALSKLLGGGNQQVLTTGVGHGLGVEVGELRECKQKLIEQCSRKHWPKPIFKLEKEEGLAHDRTFVYSVQVETQGGIWVTLSDKMSRVKDAENSGAQKMLEHLLKL; this is translated from the exons ATGATGAAGCCCGGCTCCCGCAagcgccgcgcctcgccgcctgcGCCGTCGGCCCCCGTCACGCTGCCGCCGCCGGGCTTCGTGGCGgacagggaggaggcggcggcccgcGTGGAGCGGCTTCTCCAGTACCAGTTCAACAAGCGCTCCCTGCTCGAGGAGGCGCTCACCCACCAGTCCTTCGCCGCGGCCTCGTACCAGAGGCTCGAGTTCGTCGGGGACGCGGCGCTCGGCCTCGCCTTCTCCAACTTCCTCTACCTCACCAACCCCACAGTCGGCCCCGGCGTGCTCTCCACGCTACGGGCCGCCAACATCTCCACCGAGAAGCTGGCCCGCGTCGCCGTGCGCCACGACCTCTACCCGCTGCTCCGACGCAACTGTCCTCGCCTCGATCTCTTG GTAGGACAGTTTATCCAGTCAGTGAAACAAGAATTAGAGGATGACCTTGGCACTACGCCCTATGGTGGCACTGTATTTAAGGCTCCCAAGGTGCTTGCTGATATAGTTGAGGCCATTGCCGCTGCTGTCTATGTGGATTGCAACTTTAATCTTGAGAAGCTCTGGAAG GTAACAAGGTTCCTCTTTGAGCCCATTGTCACGGCAGAAACAATAGACGAGCAACCTGTGTCTACGTTGCATGAACTGTGCCAGAAACATGGGAAAGATGTAAAATTCAAGACTTGGCAGAAGGGTGGAACAGTGGTTGTAAATGTATTTGTTGGTGGGGCACTTGTTGGGATGGGTTCCTCAGAGCAGATGGTAATCGCTAAGCTCAATGCCACCAGGGATGCATTAAGCAAGCTTCTTGGTGGAGGCAATCAGCAAGTGTTGACAACCGGAGTTGGCCATGGATTGGGGGTTGAGGTTGGAGAGCTTAGGGAATGCAAGCAGAAGCTTATTGAGCAGTGCAGCAGGAAGCATTGGCCAAAACCCATCTTTAA gTTAGAGAAGGAAGAAGGCCTGGCGCATGATAGGACATTTGTTTACTCCGTTCAGGTAGAAACCCAAGGTGGTATTTGGGTGACTTTAAGTGATAAGATGTCAAGGGTAAAGGATGCGGAGAATTCTGGCGCGCAGAAGATGTTGGAACATCTATTGAAATTGTGA
- the LOC123169825 gene encoding ribonuclease 3-like protein 2 isoform X1, translating into MMKPGSRKRRASPPAPSAPVTLPPPGFVADREEAAARVERLLQYQFNKRSLLEEALTHQSFAAASYQRLEFVGDAALGLAFSNFLYLTNPTVGPGVLSTLRAANISTEKLARVAVRHDLYPLLRRNCPRLDLLVGQFIQSVKQELEDDLGTTPYGGTVFKAPKVLADIVEAIAAAVYVDCNFNLEKLWKVTRFLFEPIVTAETIDEQPVSTLHELCQKHGKDVKFKTWQKGGTVVVNVFVGGALVGMGSSEQMVIAKLNATRDALSKLLGGGNQQVLTTGVGHGLGVEVGELRECKQKLIEQCSRKHWPKPIFKLEKEEGLAHDRTFVYSVQVETQGGIWVTLSDKMSRVKDAENSGAQKMLEHLLKLDPCT; encoded by the exons ATGATGAAGCCCGGCTCCCGCAagcgccgcgcctcgccgcctgcGCCGTCGGCCCCCGTCACGCTGCCGCCGCCGGGCTTCGTGGCGgacagggaggaggcggcggcccgcGTGGAGCGGCTTCTCCAGTACCAGTTCAACAAGCGCTCCCTGCTCGAGGAGGCGCTCACCCACCAGTCCTTCGCCGCGGCCTCGTACCAGAGGCTCGAGTTCGTCGGGGACGCGGCGCTCGGCCTCGCCTTCTCCAACTTCCTCTACCTCACCAACCCCACAGTCGGCCCCGGCGTGCTCTCCACGCTACGGGCCGCCAACATCTCCACCGAGAAGCTGGCCCGCGTCGCCGTGCGCCACGACCTCTACCCGCTGCTCCGACGCAACTGTCCTCGCCTCGATCTCTTG GTAGGACAGTTTATCCAGTCAGTGAAACAAGAATTAGAGGATGACCTTGGCACTACGCCCTATGGTGGCACTGTATTTAAGGCTCCCAAGGTGCTTGCTGATATAGTTGAGGCCATTGCCGCTGCTGTCTATGTGGATTGCAACTTTAATCTTGAGAAGCTCTGGAAG GTAACAAGGTTCCTCTTTGAGCCCATTGTCACGGCAGAAACAATAGACGAGCAACCTGTGTCTACGTTGCATGAACTGTGCCAGAAACATGGGAAAGATGTAAAATTCAAGACTTGGCAGAAGGGTGGAACAGTGGTTGTAAATGTATTTGTTGGTGGGGCACTTGTTGGGATGGGTTCCTCAGAGCAGATGGTAATCGCTAAGCTCAATGCCACCAGGGATGCATTAAGCAAGCTTCTTGGTGGAGGCAATCAGCAAGTGTTGACAACCGGAGTTGGCCATGGATTGGGGGTTGAGGTTGGAGAGCTTAGGGAATGCAAGCAGAAGCTTATTGAGCAGTGCAGCAGGAAGCATTGGCCAAAACCCATCTTTAA gTTAGAGAAGGAAGAAGGCCTGGCGCATGATAGGACATTTGTTTACTCCGTTCAGGTAGAAACCCAAGGTGGTATTTGGGTGACTTTAAGTGATAAGATGTCAAGGGTAAAGGATGCGGAGAATTCTGGCGCGCAGAAGATGTTGGAACATCTATTGAAATT GGATCCATGCACTTGA